From Felis catus isolate Fca126 chromosome B4, F.catus_Fca126_mat1.0, whole genome shotgun sequence:
CTGATCACTTTTATCTCTGAAGACTGACATCCAACAATTCCCAACCAAAGAAGGATACTTGATAGTATTTACTGTGCCCTAGTCTCACTAGCTATCAATTTAGAATTCGGCCAACCTGTCATATTAAAAAGCAGTACTAAAGAAACCCCCCGTTTCGTATTCCAGTTTCCGCCTGCGAACGTCAGAAGTGAAGAACCCTGAAAAAAGAAGACCTTTGGAGAAAAAGACGGCTGTCGTAAGTACTATGAATTGCAAATAGTGCTGTAGGAATAAATCGCACTTATCCTTTCTCTCTTAGGGtatcaggagaaaagaaaacatcagcaCTAATGatgtatatttttgaaatgacttCATCATTCTAATCACAGAgagatgtaattatttttcacaatACCGAAGTGCTAATTTACCTGGAGGTGGTCCAGGAGGAAGGCCAGTAGGTGGTCCAGGTGGCCGTAAAGGTGGAGCAGGGGGTGGTCCAAGAGGAGGTGGTCCTGGCATGGGAGGTGCTTGTATCTGAGAAGGAGGAACAGACTGTGGGGGAGCTTGCTGCTGTGAAGAGGCAGCAGATGTGCCATCAGAAAGAGATTCCTCTTTATGCTGTTTCTGTGATTGCTTTTCCGCTTCAGAATCATCAgaatcatcttcatcatcatcctCTGAAAATTCTTCTACTTCTCGTCCCTCCTCTGGGATTTCCTGacctaaaggaaattttaaaccaggtaaatgggactgattcatTTTTTACAGTCTGCAAAAAAGTGATGCCTGAAGACACATGCTCAATTCAGTGCTTTCTTACAATTATCTCAATAGTCTTCTTCAGTAAAATACTTAGATGTGGAAGAATCAAACAGTATTCCACTCATCTATGTTACTGGAGCAGAATAAGCCCAGGCTTTTGAACAAGACCGACCTGGATCTAAATGCCAGTGTAACAACTTACTAGCTGGGCAACTCTGGACAGCTTACCTTAATGTCTCCAAACCTAACTTTTGTAAAACAggatttattatttactttaggGTTGCTGAGACACTAAATGGGAAACCATATGTAAAGGAACTAGCAGGAGGAACTATCCAAAAGGTGATTTCACGCCTCTTTCCCAGTTTTACCTGCCATTCGAAGCATCATGGCTTGAAGAGGAGTCAGCTCCttcatgttcttctttttcttccttgattttccAGGCATATCTGCAAATCTTACACTCAGACCttaggggccaggggagggagagaatggggtAGATCAGGAACAACAAAATTCAGTAAATGCTTACTATAGAATGCTATAAAGCACCAGATATGATGGCTGCCCACTATTTGGCAGAAGTTAAGTGCTGAAAGAGCCATATAAAAGGTAATAGAAGAAGTGCCTACTGGTGGTAAACATATGCAATTGTGATTTCAAATCcatcaattttaaaaacttgaagaatACCATCAATATCTTTATGCCTGTAAAACTGAAAACCCTGATAAAAGACagttctctctaaaaatataaattacaaaaattggCCAGAGAAGAGATAAGAccagaatttataaaattgaagtggtagttaaaaatctttttttaacctGGCCCAAATAATTTTTACAAGGAACTTCAGGCAAACGTGGGAGTTACAGAAATTTCCTGTAAAAGGGCACAGGAAGAGATGGAATGCAATCCAGAACTCATGAAGCCAGCacaaccctgataccaaaactaacCTACTATAAGATACAGTTGACCCtcgaacaacatgggtttgaattgaGTGGGTCCACttatgcatggattttttttgtgatatagtacagtactgtaactGTACTTTCCTTATGAATTATTAAcactattttctttcctctagcctACTTTATTGCATGACTGTAGTATATAATACACGCAACAGACAAAATGTGTGTTCATCAATGGTTTGTGTTATCGGTAAAACTTCCGGTCAGCACTAGgctattaagttttgggggaaccAAAAGTTATGCACGGATGTTCTGATTGCACACAGGGTCGGTGCTCCTAACCCTGGTGTTGTCATACCCACCTGTATAACCAAACAGAATCTaacagtgttttaaaagaaaaatacatcataaaCATGTAGGGTTGGTCCCAGAAATGCAAGGTGAGGTTTAACATTAGAAAAGCCATGAATATAGTTCATTACATTAAACAACTTAAAAACCATAACATCCCACAGATGcttaagaatatttattacaaaaactCTTAGCAAAGTAGGACTAGAAGGGACCTTTTTAACCTGATAAATCAAGCTATCTACTAGATGCTATTAAACATGTTGCCAAAGGGTACAACATTGGAAGCAATCTTTGTTGGTAAACATTTACAAAGTTCCATGTGGGCAGGGCTTTAGTTGTGTTCACTTTGTATCCTTTGTCTAGGAAAATTCCTTGCATACagtacaaaatgaacaaatattagaTGAATGTCAAATTATAGTTAGGATAGCCACTTTCAGCACATGTACACTGATGAGTATGTATGAGTAACAAAAGGtggcagaaaaagggaaaaatgaggcAAAGGATCACACAATGCCAGAGAAAAATGGAGCTGCTGTGGCTCTAAGGACTTGCTATTTTTGAGTGCTAGCTCCTATGTAAGTCCTCCATAACTTTTCGTTACCAGCTCTACACACCCCTTTAACCAAGCTTTTTGGTTTGCAACcatgatttttaagaaatatcagAGGAAAGATCTGTCATCATTATAAATACATCAGTAGTATTACTAACACATAAATATGGTATTGTAGgttacaaaaacaattttaaaagaaactgcaaGACTACAGAGGTGTGAGAGATTATTATACATTTTGCACTGCTCAGTTTCTATCATGATGCTTAACATTTTCTTGATGAATATcataactactttttaaaagtacacgTAACTCAGTCCGATTTTGTAATAATCAAATGGACACATAACCTACATTTTGGATGTTTCCATTACATCATGACTCACTTGCAAGTGTACCTGAATTATAATTGTGGTCTGGTTCATGTGAAGACACAACGAACACAGAAAACTTAAGTTATTTAAACAcacttattaaaaaacaaacaaaccaacaatgtGAATATGGCTTTCTCAGTATGGTTGTGTGcttattctccttttttcctaCAGATCCCCATAAAAGTACATCCTCATGCTGttgaaatagttatttttctcCCCAAGTGGACTTTATTACATACactgcttaatttatttttccatcacaAACATCCACCGAGTACTTAGTATGTGTcaagaacttttaagattgagatacaaagatgaatggaGCTATGATCCTTCCTTTCAAGATATTCACAATTATTTTTACAGATGTGTTAATAAATCAAGACCTTTGTCTTGTGTATTTATTGATCAATACCATGGACCTTTCATCAGCACATAcctgactttttttcttcattgttgtcTCTTTCATTATCATCACGGTGCACAAACTCATCCCCTTCACTTTCTCCATCTGATCTGTCAGTGTCGCTGTCATCAGTACTGTCATCATGCTTATCTTGATCCATGTCCTCAGGATACCCATCATCTTCACTGGTGCTGGAAACATCGTCGTCATGACCCCGTTGAGCTGACAAAGTAGGAGGGAGCAGGAAACAAGTATTACTATTGGATCCTCCACATACACACGGGGTCTCAGAGCACAGAAAACTATTATTTAACTCAGAATGACCTACCTGTTTCTGTACGTTCTGTATATGAACCTACAGATTCTGGTTCTGTATATGAACCAGAAAGGTTCTGTATATGATATGAGCTGTTCATACCGTCTAACAATATTTCCATATGGTAAcagttttaaaacctttttgaTAACgtaaggtattttttaaaaggtttaaatttgaaaacaaattctaTATGTGGAAACTTggatgcacacacatatacaagaTATTTGTTTATATAGAGAACATATAAAACTATGTTCTAGTCTGAGGgcaataaaactgaaaaggaaacaagtaTCTGAATCTTAAGGGATTGTTAGTAAGAAGGTGACATCTCTTAATAGAGCctattttaaaacacaataaacatttctatattttcttatgtATGATGCTTTTACTTAAGCAAATTCTGTGACTTATCCGTCTGTTAGTATGTACATGTAATCCTCATTCATTTTCCAAGTTCTGAGGATGGTAAACAAGATGTTAAACAGGGCCAGCTTAAAAAATGACAGTAGAAAGGttgttaaaagcaaaagaaacagtcaCTCCTTACCAAGTTCCGGACTATACAACATGTCTTCATCCCGCCTACGAGGGGGAAGATCTAGAGCAAAGCCCACTTTACGGCCATACATTTGCAAGACTTGAGGAGGTGGTGGGCCAGGGGGAGGACCTGGAGGTTTTCTGCCAGGGGGCAAACGTGGAACACCATGACCGAGAAGAGGAAGTATAGAAACTGCCCGCGTTGGAGGTCTATGAAGAAAATTTTACAGTTACCACGTTAATAATGAGAagatatttatttcctctcttcaaacatttttaaggGATTTCTTCACATTTAATCAGGCGGGGCACCACTTACATTCACATTGCCTTTCATTTCCACTACAATAATTTTGGCACTGGATAGTCAAAAGGTACTTTTAATAATGCTATCTGATGATGCTACCGCTTCCTTACCCATAGGCTGAGGTCTTTTTAAGGATGGAGGGTGGCTGGGCACCAGGAAGTGGAATGTCCTGGATCAGAATGTTGGAAGGAGCGTGCGGCATATCTGGCAAGGGAATACTCTCCACTTCTACGTGCTGAGCattctgaaacaaaatttttcaaTGGTATGATAAGAGCAAGCCACAAACTCACCACTAAAAATTAACCACCTGCTGCTTCATAAACTGGATTTGCTTTCCACTTAACGTAAAGTATCAGGAAAAAATATCAATACCAGTATTTGTCAATATTTCCAAAACCTgtcaatgaatggaaaaaaaatccttatcacCTCTAAAAGAGACAAACTCTGCTGCTCTTCTCCCTCCTATCATCAACTTATCCTTTTGGGTTATGGTTTGAAATAGCTGTTTATGGAAATCCAACTATTAAAAGTATCTAGCACCAAAGCCACCCTTTTAAATGTTCTGGATGATAAATAGCACTTACCAATTAACTTAGAAATAGCATATAACCCGTGGAAGAGCTTGGGTTTCTAAAGTTAGTCTGCCTTCGTTGAATTTCTGCTacacactagctgtgtgactaaGCAAAGTtactttagtttccttatctataaagcaGGACCGATACTACCTACTTTATAACaactatatcatttttttttacatttttgaaacagAATTCACAGTGAAATGTATAAattgttttgacaaatgcatatagTTCATATTCCTGTCGATCCCTAACAATATCCCACAGCAACCACTGTTATAAATTTTTTCATccacagattagttttgcctattctagaatgtcatacaaatggaataaCTATGAAAAGAAGTTCAACATGTTTTGACACATAtccatgaaaaaatttttttatcccATGTGGTTTTGAGTATCAGTAGGTCATTCTTTATTGCTGAGTACattcaattttataaatatactagtttgtttatccattatcCTATTAATGGACATGTGGGCTATTTCCAGTTGTTGGCTATTACTGTGTTGGCAGATGGATTAATTTCTCTTGTGTAAATATGTAGCATTAGATTTGCTGGCTCATGGAGAAGGTGTATGTTTAGTTTGACAAGAAAttgccaaggggcacctgggtgattcagtcggttaagtgcctgactccagctcaggtcatgatctcatggttcgtgagttcgagtcccacacccggctctgtgctgacagctcagaacctggaggctgctttggattgtttgtctccctctctctctctgcccctccctggctgtgctctctctcccaagaataaataaacattaaaaaaaaaaaaaaactgtcaagagGAAGAATACGACCAATTCTCACACTGTCAATTTTAAGAGCAAAtctaaaaacattttagtttCTCTAAAAGAAACTTGATTACCTTGACAGCATCAAAATATTGGCTAAGTTGAGCCCTCTTCTGTTCATATTCTACTTCTAGCTTTCTCAATTCTTTGTAAATATCCGGATTCTCTTTTTCATAGAGTCGTAGAATACGTTCAAAGGTTTCACGCAGCTTTTTACGCTTGTCTTTCAGCACCTTCTCATTTAACTGTGGTTGCTGCACTGGGTTAAACTCTGAGAGAAAAGAGTAGATAttcaaattaaacacaaaaactTGTTTCATTTAGGTTATCAACTaactatataatttaatataatctcCCTATAtgctaaaacttttaaaagggaCCTAGACCAAGTATATACTTCTAAAATTTACTATAAAGTGCAACAGACATTTGTTGAAATTCCACCCTTTTAAGATAGccattaattttactttcttttataaaaacagCACCTAATTGATTTCATCATCACTGTAATAAAAATCGATTTTCATTCCCTTACGCTAACAACTTGCTATATAGTGAGACTTCAGTCAGACCTGACTCTGTCCTTTAATTCTGAGATCCTGGGCACTTTACTTGAATTCTATGGTCTTTAAcgtcttcatctggaaaatggggacatCACCTACTTTACAACAAAGTCTGATGACTTAATGGGATCACAAATAAAATATCCAGTAGTGTCTACCTccccacttacttatttttatagtgGACTGGTGTCTAGTTACCATACaatcctttctctttccatgtgTTCAACATAGGGCTTCATTTCAAGTCTTCTGCCCCAAGAGGGATTATCAGCACAAGACTCCCAGGCTTGCCTGGTCAATTATACctgcctccctccactccccctgCCAGTGACTGACTCAGAGATCAAATGGCACATGATCCAAACTGAAACTAGATACTTCTCTGAGATTTTAAATGTGGATGTGGAGATTTTAAGTGTGGATCCCTCATAGGAGGGATAAAATAAACCTAAAGCTGTGACCTTGTGTCCCACTAAttccacacacacatatctcaCCTTCCATCCCAAGAAGTTCATTAGCAATATACTGAATGAGGCTAACAAGAGAGTAGACCAGACAGACACATGAGAGCTTCCCTCTGGGATTTACCAACTATGGGAGtcaatgtacatattttttctgcCTACACTAGTTTATACTGAGTTTTATAAACTgtgttaagttttataaattGTAATTAGAGCCCTGATCAACAgtgttcccttctttttttacAGATAGCAAGTTTAATTATCTTCTTCCCTAAATCCTATTAACCTTGGTGATTTATTTGGAAGATACAGTCTTACATCACACACTATTCTTAGTGTGATTAATACAAGTGTTGAATGCCTGAGTTTTAATCCCAGCTTGCCACTTCCTAACAGCACAACCTTGAGTAAAGTATGTGCCTGAGTTTCCTCACTCATACAACAGGTGGAACACACCTACCCAAAAGCTGTTGCAAGGGTTAAATAACATCTggaaaaaaattggtaaatagCAAGATAAGAACTCAATAAACCTCAATTGAGACTATTATCTcctttaaaaccacaaaaatcatTGAAGTCATGTTAATAGGTAATGTCTTGACATCTCAGGGACAGCAATTGTCCATGGTAATATTTAACGCAGAGGCAACAAGTGGGATCAGTTACACGTGAACTGGGAAACATCTGGGATACGCAATCTGACCCAGAACTCTTGCCCCAGCTAAATGCACAAGATTTGCCACATTATTTAACAAAACTTCTAATACCATAATCCCAcataactggattttaaaaattcatttaatgtattgttgagaCCCACTGTACCTCTTTTGCTTACTATCTGAGTTTTGGCAAACCACTAAAACTGGGAACCTTTGCTAACAAAACttggaaaaatcatttcattatgcaattaaaaaaaaaaaaggtagaagcaaatgtccatgaacaaataaatggataaagatgtggtatatacatacaatggagtattactcagcaatcaaaaagaatgaaaccttgccatttgcaacaacgtggatggaaccagagtatattatgctacgtgaaatcagagaaagacaaatatcctatgacttcactcacatgtggaatttatgatacaaaacagatgaagggaagcaaaaatcacacaaaaatagggagggggacaaaacataagagactcttaaatactgagaacaaatggagggttgctggatggggtgtaggtggggtgatgggctaagtgggcaaggggcataaaggaggacacttgttgggatgagcactgggtgttatacacagagggatgaatcactggcttCTACTCCTAAACTCATTaatgcactatatgctaacttggatgtaaattaaaaaaaataaaaattaaattaaaaaaaggtaaaggaggcagaaaaataaaaaatcccaTGTTCTGAATGGATCTTTGTGGGTTGGGATAAAATTTCCAGTGGTAGCATCACACAGACAATTCTCAAGCAACTTTGATTCAAGGAAAGATAACAAGTTATTTGTATGATTCTAGTTATAAAAAAACTTGTGACACTGAAGAtgcatatgaagaaactgagtaaAATTActcaaagaaatgtgaaaaaaggGAGAAATCCTAATACGATATTctataaaattagattttaagtATTTGATGACTTCTACCACCTTACTAAGTGGGTCAAGTGTCTGATCTTCTCATTGGGAAAAATGGGAAACTGATAAATTCATGGTGGGATAATACTTAGATGTACGTTGTAGTtgccaaaattaaaaaccaaaacaaacaaaaacctccagAATTCAGTCTTGTCTGGAAAAAACAGGCTTTCATTTTTGAACTGGTCAAAACAGGCTTTCATTGCTTCAATAACAATTAGTTCAAGCTAAATAAATGGGATTCATCTTACACTAGGTAAGATCTTCAGTGTGCAAATCGCTCCCTACCCCTCCATTTTAGTCTTCCTGATACTAAAACTAAGCCTAACTGTCAAATGTCATCATGCGTTTGTTTTACTCAGGCCTGTGCTGCTCTCCTCATTACCTGCTTGCCTGCCTCCATGTATAAGACTGTTATACCTGCTATGAAATCTAGCCTTTTATAAATTCTTACCCATTTCATCCAATTTCTCCATGTCTCGGATAATCTGTTTGGGATCCTTCATCTTTAAAACTGCAGCTCGTACCATCATGCGCTGTTTTTTGTTCTTAGAGAAACAAAAGAGCACTATGTCAAGGAACTGGACACCCATAtgagtttttatttccatttgcatcAAGAATCTGAATCTATTTGAAATGAAGCCAAACTTCTCCTCGGTTTCTGATCTCGTTTCAACCACCACAACCAAAGCTATGTAATTTTTTGCTCTCAAATATTTCAACTTTAGACAAAAAGATAAATGACCATTACTATGTGTGCTTTCTTAGGCAAGTATTTCCTTCAATTTTGTGAGGTCTttagcaattacttaaaaaaaatcttagtttttttaagcttaattCTAAAACTATATATTAGAGAAAAGTTTTGCAGATTTGATACTGAACAATGAACTAAGAAAACCCCattaaaagctattaaaaatctGCATTCTCTCAATGTGTTAAGGCATGATactataaatacttttttattctgGGAAAACACTTCGCCAGAAACTCGACagctacaaaatgaaaaaaaggaacccaCAAAACTATTCAGAACCATATTTATTTCCATTCACTAATTCAGTAGCTTTTAACAGAGCAATATGCCTTAATAGCAAAAAGAAATTCCTTTCAAAGATATTTAACTCACTGGGAAAGATAATCAAATAGACAATGTTACAATAACTCCTCATGAGCTTAACTGCAAAGTTTTTTCAGTTCTGTTTCCAAATATGGTATTTTGGCTTAGTAATTTTATGGTCTGTTAGAAGCAGTATGAAGTATCTTCCCTgacaaataattgtaaatattgttTTGAAATCCAGTAATCCCAAATAGTAAGATGTGCCAAACACCACTATGGCTCATAGGATGCTTCTGAAATCGTACCTTCTTTAATTCTCTCTTCCGGGCTTCTTTTcctttagagacagagaaaacataaaactttcAAATCTTGAACACTAACATTTTCTCCAACTTAATACAGATTAATTCTTATTGTGGGAGGTTGTCCTATGCACTCCAGAATATTTAGGAGCATTTGTGGGctctacccattagatgccaACAGCACCCTTTAATTATGTCAACCAAAAATGTCCTGACAAGTTTTTAAGCTTCTTAAAAAGTAACTAtgaatctgaaagaaaaagatgtcactctctctgccctttcccccaatcatgcacacactctctcaaaataaataaataaacttaaaaaaatatgggtactaatttttttgcatgtttaaagTTTTCATCATGTACTCCCAAGAACACTGGATAACTTCATACAACTGACTCCTAGCACAGCTGGTTTTATAATTAAGGCATATTAGATTCTCTAATGTTTGCAATTTTATCACTCCTCTTCTTTATCATTCCATACTAATGGACACTTACGGGCTTGGTCTGTAGGGTTCATAAATTTTCCACTCTTGGTGGATGATGTAGATCTCCGTCCCATGTTGACAACTTGTATGATTTACttgttcataaaaaaaaaaaaaaaaaaaacacaacaaaaccaaaaacctgcaaagacaaagaaatagcTTATTTTTCCTCTATTTACAAAGTGTCTTCCATTTTATGTTACAAAACTTCTACCAATCTCTTGAAAAGAAACATTGCTTtgattattaactttttaaaatggatcACAACAGACCGACTCTGTCAACTGAAAAGAATCAGAATATGCTTTGACAATATGGGGACAAATCATGCCTACGAAAAACCATTAGATCTTTTCCTCCACCCTTGGTTTCTATTTAGGGTGAAAGGGGAATCAAAAGAGAATGGTGGTAATAATGTGAGTTCAAAAAAACAGATAGCTCATTCTTGTCTCTCTCCATGGTTTTTCTTGTCATGTATTCCCAACATCTTTAAGACAGTAAAAACTCATTAATTTAAGgctattttattcagatttcattctaATTCAGATAGAATTCTTGACTCTCAAGAGCTTAAAACATAACTAAAGgtgcaaatattaaaaatgaaaagtattataTGAAGGAGTGTCCAAGAATGTCAAGACACACATTTTTACTAGCACCCACTTGATTCCTGATTTGTGCTTTTTAAGATAACTGAAAGGGATGATCGTgcttgagagaaaatattttgcaagtcAAGATTTTTACTAATCTGAGACATTATTATATTACTTCTTTCTCGTTCCAATTAAGGGTTAACTTTTTAATGCTTACCCTTCCCAATAATAAAGTTgacaaatttactttcttttgaaagtagacttttatttatctttttaaatttttttttacacatttctttctttttgagagagagagagagagagagagagagagagagagagaacgcgcgcgcgcgcaagcaggggaggggcagagagagggagacacagaatccgaagcaggttccaggctgtcagcacagagcccgacgcggggttcgaaccctcaaaccgtgagatcgtgacctgagccgaagtcggactcttaaccgactgagccacccaggcacccctgaaagtaGACTTTTAAAGGGTGGGAAAGGGAAGATCATGAGATAAAATTTTTAGTAGCCTATACAAGTAATTATACCTCCCCTTCTTCCTCGTATGAAGATTTTGTCAAGAAAAGTTCACTAGTTAATGCCTCTTTCAGCAAGTGTTCAAATGCCTTGATTTCTGCTAAATGCTTCAAAGCTTTTCCAGTGGCAACTAATTCACCCTGCGCAGGATTTCCTTCACAGAAAAAACTGGGAGTCGGGGAGAAAGGAGGTGGGAACAAGCAACATTAGCAGAAATATAGGCTCCCCTAATCTTTGATGACTTGTATCTTTTTTGCTATTTTCTCAATTACCCTCAGGCTCCTGTTTTGACCTTCCTCTCCCGCAACTGTAACAAAGAACAGATACTAATTACAGAGGATTTCTACAGAAGACCATGGAGCCTTAGTCTGCACGAACTACTTTTGGTTTAAAAGCAGAAACGACAGGGAAACTGGGCCACAAAACCCTGGGGAAACTAAATTTAACCGAAGAGGCAGCAGTGGGACGGAGCCCAGTTTACCAAGGgaagcaacagcagcagcaactgCCGAAACCATAGCGACGGTTGACCCTGACTCGAGGTACAAGAAGACGTCAAATCTAAAGCGGCCGGTCAACGAGCACAGGCAGGAGGTGGCGCTAACTGACTCGGGTGAACAGCTGCTGAAACGCTGGAAGCCGCACCGCCCTTGGCTCGAAGATCCCCCGGTCCGCGACCCGGGAGACCCAACCGCGGAGAGGAAGAGCGGAGCTGACGGGCCTGGTGTCCCCGAGGCAAACGCGCGGGCCCGGAGAAGGGTCGGGAGAGATGAAGGAACGGAGTGGAACAATCCTGCACACTCACAATTCTGCTGGGTTCCTGGGACTGCAGGAAGCGGGCATGGGACGATTCTTGGCCTCTTTTACCTCGTAGGGGCCTTCA
This genomic window contains:
- the WBP11 gene encoding WW domain-binding protein 11, whose amino-acid sequence is MGRRSTSSTKSGKFMNPTDQARKEARKRELKKNKKQRMMVRAAVLKMKDPKQIIRDMEKLDEMEFNPVQQPQLNEKVLKDKRKKLRETFERILRLYEKENPDIYKELRKLEVEYEQKRAQLSQYFDAVKNAQHVEVESIPLPDMPHAPSNILIQDIPLPGAQPPSILKKTSAYGPPTRAVSILPLLGHGVPRLPPGRKPPGPPPGPPPPQVLQMYGRKVGFALDLPPRRRDEDMLYSPELAQRGHDDDVSSTSEDDGYPEDMDQDKHDDSTDDSDTDRSDGESEGDEFVHRDDNERDNNEEKKSGLSVRFADMPGKSRKKKKNMKELTPLQAMMLRMAGQEIPEEGREVEEFSEDDDEDDSDDSEAEKQSQKQHKEESLSDGTSAASSQQQAPPQSVPPSQIQAPPMPGPPPLGPPPAPPLRPPGPPTGLPPGPPPGAPPFLRPPGMPGLRGPLPRLLPPGPPPGRPPGPPPGPPPGLPPGPPPRGPPPRLPPPAPPGIPPPRPGMMRPPLVPPLGPAPPGLFPPAPLPNPGVLSAPPNLIQRPKADDTSAATIEKKATATISAKPQITNPKAEITRFVPTALRVRRENKGAAAAPQRKSEDDSAVPLAKAAPKSGPSVPVSVQTKDDVYEAFMKEMEGLL